The DNA window TCTTGCGGTGGCAGCTTCTCTAGCTCAAGCGCGGCTTGTAATGCCTGCTTCGCTTCGGCTGGCTTGCCTTGTCGCAATAAGACTTCTCCTTGATGGCGTAACCCAACGGCGTGCTGCTCGGAATTCGCGTCGGCGATATCGATTCCCTTTTGGAAATCGGCGAGTGCTTCGTTCCACTTCTGCATCACTTTGTAGGTGATTCCGCGATATAGGTAGACTTCGGACTGCTCCTCAGCATCCTCGTATTCGAGTGTAAGTGTCTTTTCATGCTGGGATATCGCTTCGTCAAATCGCCCCAGGTAAGCCAGGGCCACTCCGTAATAGAAGAACGATTCCGCATAATCGCTGTCTTCGATGTGCTCTTCGGCGAGCGCGATTTCGGTCGACTCGATTACTTTCTCGAACTGTCTGAGATGGTAGTAGCAAGTCGCAATGTTACAGTGACACCGAGCGAACCAACCGTCAGGGCCTTGGTTGTGCTCAAGAGCAACACCGAAGCGGGCGATCGCCTCCTTGAAGCGATGCTGCCGTTGGTAGTCGATCGCCGAATTGATGATCGTTTTTGCCTTGAGAATCGGGTCGGCCGCTTCATGGGCGATCACCTTTTGGTAGGTCGCCTCCGAGTTCTCGTAGTCCTTGGCCTTACCGTAGGTATGCGCGAGGGAGTAGAGGTAGTCCGCCTCGTCCTCGCCAACAACATCCTCGCGGGCGACAAGCTGCTGGTACTCGGCGATCGCCAAGTCGTAACGTTCAAGGCGATCGTGTGAGATCGCGTGGGCGTACATTGCCAGGATAATGTAAGCCGTCGAAGCCTCCTCCGAGTTCAACACTTGGGAGTAATATTGCTGGGCCTGTTCGTACTTCTTCAACGCGTAATAGGCATTACCCAACGCGTAGGTTGATTCGGCGATCGTTTCTCCATCGATCCCCTCGACGGTCATTGCTGCCTCGTAGTCGGCGATCGCGGCGTCGTATTGACCCAGGTCACTGTAGATCGAAGCTCGCTCCTCGTGCAGACTGTTTCGCATGTAGGGAGAGATCTCGTCGAAGGCTAACCCGCGAGTGTAGGCATCGATGGCCGCGTCCCAGTCTTTCTCCCGGACGTGTGCCTGGCCTTCGAACCAGCAGATACGTGCGCGGTGGTTGTTCGGAATATCTTCCGCCTCGGCGGCCCGCTTCAGGTACGTGAGCGCTGTAGAAGCCTCACCTTGTTGTAAACAAATCTCGCCGTAGCAAGTCAGGGAATAGGCACGCTGCCAGTCGCTCGCTTCGGCGTCGGTGAATACCTTTTCAAAATCAGCTTGAGCTTCATCGAGTAGATTCAGTCGATTTCGATTAATCCCGCGACGATTCAAGGCGTTCAGCCGCATTCCGTTCGAGATGTCCGATATCTCCAGCAGCTTGGTTTGCGTCTCGATTGCCTCTTCCAAATTGTCGGAGTCAGCCAGGGCCAGTGATTTGTACCACAGGGCATCCGGCACCAAGATACTTGCCGAGGCTTCTGGGAGGTCGTCCATGGCCAAGACGGCATCGAAGTCTTCGATTGCTTCGGCATAGCGTCCAGCCATAGCCAGGGTCGAACCTCGATCGACCAGGGCATCGCCGCGCTGATACGGGGTAAGCACCTCGCATGCCAGCACGATGGCAAAGTCCTCCAAGGCTTCCTCGAATTGTTCGCGCTGTTTGAGGGAATAACCACGTCGCGCGCGGGCTCGAATTTTGAACAGCTCAACCCGCGGATCAAGCGGGTCGTATCGCAGATCGATCAGCTTGGTTAAGTCGGCCAGTTCTTCGTCGATGCGATCCCAACGACCAAATACGCAAGCGCGTTCAAACAGGGCCCGGGCCATCGTCCATGGATCGAGCCCTTCCATTCGCAAAATCGCTGAGAAATCACGGACGGCTTCATCCAAGCGATCGACATGGTTGTAGAGATGCCCCCGCCAATAGTACGCTTCCGAGCGATCGAAGTTGTTTGCCTCCGGCATGCGGATGATGGTGGTATAATTGAGGATCGCATCTTCTGGCCGATCCATGCGATCGAGTGCCACCGAGTACGAATGCAACGCTTCGATCCGCTGGGCATGCGGGACGTCGTCTTGGGAAAGGAGCCAAGTTAAAAGTTGCTCGGTCTCCTCGAAACGCGACTGCGAATTGAATGCACGAGCGAGGCGGATCTTGGCGTCGTACCGAACGTGTTCCGGCGCACCTTGCACCTCGTAGGCGGCGTTGTAGTGGACGGCTTCGTTTTCGGCATCTTCTAACTCGCCATAACTGTAGCCGAGCTGGATATGAGCACGGGCCACCAGTTCGGCAGGTGCCGCGGATAGCTGTGTTAACGCGAGCAAATCGTCTCGTTCTCGCGCCAAGTCCTGAAGATTCCAAAACGCGCGTGCTCGATTGTAAAGCGTCTCGGCGTGTTCCTCTTCTGATTCCTGGCCGGATTCGATCAGCGCCGTAAAATCCGCGACGGCTAAATCGTTCTTATCAGCGATCAGATAAGCATAGCCGCGGTCGAACAACGCCAGATTTCGCGCTTTCGCGTCGATATCAGGATCGGCGAGAATCTTGGTTTGCTTCTCAATTTCCCCTTCTTGAGATTGCGTTTGGTGAAAATTAATCGCCAAGTCGGCCAGAGCGCCGAGCCCTTTTCTTGCAGGTCGATCCATGAGTGCACATCAATTTAGGTCTAAGGTACTAGCGAGTTCCGCTCGCAGGGGGGTGATCGGACCGATTATAGACCGAGTGGAAACTTCGACTCTAGGCAAGGCTAGGAAAAAAAGTTGCCTAGTCGCGTTATGGAGCGAACTGATGTTGCAAATGTTCGCAGCTGATCACCTTTTCGATTAGATCTTGCGGTACGTAGAAATAATGATTCGACGCTTCGTAACCAATACGTGAATCCGCAGCGACAACCGGGTAGAGGCGAACCGCTGACTCGATCTCTTGCGATAATTCTCGTTGCACTTTTTCCTGCCACTGCTGTTTCTCCTCCGGCGTTGTGGCGTTGGCCAACTTGTCGCGAGCAAGGATGTAGCGGGCTTGTTGGGCGACACTGGCAAAATGCAACTGCGCCGCGCGGGCCACGCTTAAGTCATCGGCGGCAAAACCTTGTTTATCGGCCGGAGCAGCCTTCGCGGCGGCTTCCAAGTGGAAGCATCCTTGTGCAAAGCCATCGGCGATCTTCTGAAACTGCGCTGCGTAAACTTCGGGCGGGAAAGGTGAACTCCAACGATTCAGCCCGTCGTAGGGGAAGCAGACCATGCCGGGAGAATAACCGGTCGGCTTGGCGTACAGCAGATTCGCTGGGCCAATATGTTGCGGACCGGTATACATGCCAGAACTGCTGTACGGGTACTCGGCGTAACCATCGCTGAAGTGTTGCCAGGCTTGCTTCGCCTCGGCGGCGCCTGCTTCGCCGTAGGTGCTTTTCGCCAGCATATCTAGTGCTTGATCGACGGTCAGGCCGGGGTTTTCGGCGAATAGGCGGGCCAACTCCAAGTTGGGTGAAGGGTAACCACCCAGCGACCAGCTGAGCATTTGCCCGTCGAGGTTCGCTTCAGCGAGGTTTGCATTATGCTGCGCGATCAGGTTCATCACGGGCACGTACGGTACGGCGGCGATTTCCCACGTGATGTTGAACTGCACTTTGGCCAGCGTATGTAATCCATGCTGCTGCGCAACTTGCCAATGCTTCGTCGCGCGGGGGCCAGGACCGACGGCGGAAATCGAGTATTCACCGATCACCGCTTTCACGCCGCCCCGTTCGATTGGCAGTTTCCACTCGCTGACCGACATCAACCAAATGGACTTGGGCAATTTAGCCACGGTATCACTGGCATCGCCATGCCGCGCCCATCCCCAGTCCCAGGCGATTACTTTGGCATCGGGTGCCGAGCGATGAACACCTTCCGCGATCGCTTCGTTGATTTCGACCAGAATGTCCGAGGGGGCACGGTCTTTACAATGGACGCAAGCTGATTGCGTGAACTTCGAACTGCAGTTGGTTAAATTCTCGGAGGCGGTAATCGTGAACACACCTCCCAGATTCGGCACACGCTCGAAGATGTAGGCAAGGCTATCACTGACCCATCCTCGAACTTTCGGATGACTGGTGCACATCGCGAAGTAGGGAACCGGCGAGCCTGGATCAGGCACACCTTTCATCGCTGGGCGGTTCGCAAAGAACGATTCCGGCATTGCACGCGGTTCGTTCATGTAAAGATAGACGTCGATTCCGTACTTCTTGGCACGCTCGACCATTTTCTCAAGGTTCTTCAAGCGTTCGCGATGCCCCTCGCCGAACTCCGGGAAGTCAGCCGAAGGGGGAGCCAGATCTCGCAGCACGACGTGCAGCCAAACTCCGTTTACACCACGTTGTTGCAGGCGAGCCAACAACCCATCGGGAAATGGATCGAGCTTTGGATCACTCAGCGGATCGCCGAACATCGCGAAGTACGAGTAGATAAATCTTGGATGCTCGGGATCGTACTTCGGAGGCGGGCTTTTCTCCGAAGCGGGATCGATCTGGCTCAACTCCTCGATGAAATGAAACCGCTGCTCTTCTGGTTGCTTGAGCTGTTCGCCGAAGTATCGGTCAACGGTTTGCTTGATCTCGGCGGCGCGCGCTTTGGCCGTGGAAGTGGGTTCGGTGTAGCGAACCGGCGGGCAATTGGGTTTCATGTTGCCGAGCTTGATCAACAGAAAGTCATCCTCGCGGAGGCGATGCGCGAATTGTTCTTCGTCGATTTGCAGCAGCTTGAGAAGCTGTTCATACGGCAGCAAGTGCCAGTTGCGGCGGACCAGAGTAATGTAACCACGCGATTCCATTTCGGACGCGACCTGCGGATCGGCTGGCAGGCCCATCGACGTAGCGATCTGCTGGATATTCTCAGGCGTTGTCTCTAGGACATCGGCGAGACGCTCCGCCGAGACGAGGCTCCAGTTCCGCCAGACCACCGCGTGCAGCGCATCGGGGAAATGATCAATAGGGACCGGCGGCTTGCTGGAAACAACTGGCAGACCATCCGCATGGACCGGACCAAATGCCAGGAAGCAGCCAAGCAGCAATAGAACGATTCGCGTGTGCGTCATGGTGTGAACTTTATGGGAGGGAAGTGAATCTGGCGGGTGGCCTATCTTCCCGTGAATTGCGCAGTAAGTCAACGTTTTGCCACTTACGGAGGGAAGCCACAATCGCATGGCACTCGTACTTGTGTGAAGTTTTCGCGCCGCTTTGAGGAAGCGAACTGTGAACTGAGTTTCGAACGTCCTTGCTGGTTGACGCCGCACGGGCGGCTACCTAGAAAGAGACACATCCAATACCTACAACTTCAATCTTCGGATTAGGCGTAACATGATCCAGCGACGTTGGTTCCTTGGCGCAGTTTTCAGTTTAGTTGCTGTTTCCTTCGTTTCCGCCGAGGAAAAGCCGTTTCACATTCAAGCCCATCGCGGGGCTGGGATCGCCAAGCCAGAGAACACCCTGGAAGCATTTGAGTACACCTGGAGCATCGGAGTCACGCCAGAAGCTGACTTGCGAACGACTTCGGATGGCGAAATCGTGTGCTTCCACGATGCGAACCTGGCCCGCGTGGTCAGCAATGTGAGCGATGCGGAAAAGAAGGCGTCCGTCGAGAAGCTGCCAGCGGAAGATGTGTTGCAACTGGAAGTGGGCTCGT is part of the Blastopirellula marina genome and encodes:
- a CDS encoding tetratricopeptide repeat protein, with the translated sequence MDRPARKGLGALADLAINFHQTQSQEGEIEKQTKILADPDIDAKARNLALFDRGYAYLIADKNDLAVADFTALIESGQESEEEHAETLYNRARAFWNLQDLARERDDLLALTQLSAAPAELVARAHIQLGYSYGELEDAENEAVHYNAAYEVQGAPEHVRYDAKIRLARAFNSQSRFEETEQLLTWLLSQDDVPHAQRIEALHSYSVALDRMDRPEDAILNYTTIIRMPEANNFDRSEAYYWRGHLYNHVDRLDEAVRDFSAILRMEGLDPWTMARALFERACVFGRWDRIDEELADLTKLIDLRYDPLDPRVELFKIRARARRGYSLKQREQFEEALEDFAIVLACEVLTPYQRGDALVDRGSTLAMAGRYAEAIEDFDAVLAMDDLPEASASILVPDALWYKSLALADSDNLEEAIETQTKLLEISDISNGMRLNALNRRGINRNRLNLLDEAQADFEKVFTDAEASDWQRAYSLTCYGEICLQQGEASTALTYLKRAAEAEDIPNNHRARICWFEGQAHVREKDWDAAIDAYTRGLAFDEISPYMRNSLHEERASIYSDLGQYDAAIADYEAAMTVEGIDGETIAESTYALGNAYYALKKYEQAQQYYSQVLNSEEASTAYIILAMYAHAISHDRLERYDLAIAEYQQLVAREDVVGEDEADYLYSLAHTYGKAKDYENSEATYQKVIAHEAADPILKAKTIINSAIDYQRQHRFKEAIARFGVALEHNQGPDGWFARCHCNIATCYYHLRQFEKVIESTEIALAEEHIEDSDYAESFFYYGVALAYLGRFDEAISQHEKTLTLEYEDAEEQSEVYLYRGITYKVMQKWNEALADFQKGIDIADANSEQHAVGLRHQGEVLLRQGKPAEAKQALQAALELEKLPPQDIREAEALLKEIEPS